The following coding sequences lie in one Arachis stenosperma cultivar V10309 chromosome 5, arast.V10309.gnm1.PFL2, whole genome shotgun sequence genomic window:
- the LOC130980440 gene encoding pentatricopeptide repeat-containing protein At5g61400-like, translated as MVSRGFSPTVVSYGILMQCCCSQADSVGARKLFDEMRHRKIELTVVVYTIMIRVLCNKGRMGDAEGVFHLMREFGVAPNLYTYKTLMDGYGKVANVILVFELYAEMLWHGLHPNVVTFTTMIDILCKVVKFGILVAGSSRERRRMRESLREPESAVCRQGSRLSSLEVVHSSPSQGRHCNKAKAEQQSHPVCRRAAIHLPSSSLSSGSNLVAEQVASGRAVQLEQHSSHRALSCKKQLNNVFFGEISPTGEDYDESGVDSD; from the exons ATGGTGTCACGTGGATTCTCCCCTACTGTTGTGAGCTACGGAATTTTGATGCAGTGCTGCTGCAGCCAAGCTGATTCTGTTGGTGCACGCAAGCTATTTGATGAAATGCGCCACCGCAAAATTGAACTAACTGTTGTGGTTTACACTATTATGATCCGTGTTCTTTGCAACAAGGGTCGAATGGGAGATGCCGAGGGCGTCTTCCATTTGATGAGGGAATTCGGAGTGGCGCCTAATTTGTACACTTATAAGACTCTCATGGATGGTTATGGCAAGGTAGCTAATGTGATCCTGGTTTTTGAGTTGTATGCTGAAATGCTCTGGCATGGATTGCACCCTAATGTTGTCACATTTACTACTATGATAGATATTCTGTGCAAGGTGGTgaaatttggaattttggtGGCTGGCAGCAGTAGAGAAAGACGAAGGATGAGG GAGAGCCTGAGGGAGCCGGAGAGTGCTGTCTGCCGTCAAGGAAGTCGCCTATCGTCGCTCGAAGTCGTTCATTCATCGCCGTCGCAGGGTCGCCATTGCAACAAAGCCAAAGCCGAGCAGCAATCCCATCCAGTCTGTCGTCGAGCAGCAATCCATTTGCCGAGCAGCAGTCTGTCGTCGGGCAGCAATCTAGTGGCCGAGCAAGTCGCCAGTGGCCGAGCAGTCCAACTCGAGCAGCACTCCAGTCATCGAGCCCTCTCCTGCAAAAAGCAACTGAACAATGTCTTCTTCGGAG